The uncultured Bacteroides sp. DNA segment TGCTTTCGGTAGAAAGTACTCAATTGGAAACGATTAAAAAGACAGTAACCCGACTGATGAAACAAGAGGCGGACAAGAGTGTGACCAAAAACAAGGGCTTCATCAAGATGAACGAGCAAAAAGGAGACATGATTTTCTTTGCTTCTATGCAAGATCTGCCTACCACTTACACCCAACAAATAGGATTCGGACTTTCCGAAGAGATGGATATGAGCCAATTGTTCGTGCTGGGTAGCTTTAACTTCGAGAGCGGAAAGATCAGCATGAAGTACCAAACTTATACGGAGAATAAGGAGCTACAAGCGCAACTGAAAAAGCAACAGAAAGCTTTTGGCACGCTAAAGGCTTCTCTCACCTCCTATTTCCCGGCATCTGCGGTAGCTTATATTGCAGTGAATGCCAAAGGGGATGAATTCTACAAGCTGCTATCGGAAAACAGAGAATTTCAGAACTCGTTTATCGGTGCCGAACGAAGTGAAGTAAAGAACCTAATTACGCACATCGACGGTGAGGTGGCCATTGCCATTACAAATGCGTCAATGATGGGGGGGATGCCTTCATTCATCGCTTATGCGGAGATCAATAATGAGGTAGCAGTGAAAGCTCTACGCAAATACGCTGCTATAGCAATAATGCCGATGTACGTGGGGCAGACAGGCAAGCTGGCCTTCATCACCAATGATAAAGCACTCATGACAGTTGCCGGAAAGATGCAGACTGATCCGCTCAGCAAAGCTTCTTTCGCCGAAAATATCAAAGGAAACACTTACTACATGGCAGTCAACACGGAAAGTTTATTAAAGTTACCTCTGGTAGCCGACATGGCTGGATTTGGAGAAGAGTTTGCCATGTACCAGAACTTAGGATCGCAGATTTCGTACATAGAGATGCGCGGACAAGAGGATGGAAAAGGAGAATTGAACATGACATTAAAGAATAAGGAAAAGAACGCCCTCAAGCAAATTGTTGATTTCGCAAAACAGTTTGTCGGACTATAAAACACGAATTATGAATAGCATTCATTTGCAACAAACACTGCCTGAGGTTTTTGCCGAACGCGACAAGATTGAATCGGAAGTATGGCACAAGGATCTTGTATTCAACAAAAAGGAAATTTACCTGATTGAAGCTGCTTCCGGAACCGGCAAATCATCTCTTTGTAGCTTCATCTACGGATACCGGAATGATTATCAGGGAATCATTAGTTTTGATGCACAAAACATCAAAGCAATGAAGATAAAACAATGGGTGGAGTTAAGAAGGCATTCCATCAGCATGCTTTTTCAAGACCTGCGTCTGTTTTCGGAGTTGACTGCAATAGAAAACATTCAACTAAAGAACAACCTGAGCGGATATAAAAGCAAGAAGGAGATCGTTACCTATTTCGAGGCTTTAGGCATCGCCGATAAACTGGACAAGAAGGTAGGCAAGCTCTCTTTCGGACAACAACAACGAGTGGCCTTTATCCGCGCACTTTGTCAACCGTTCGACTTTATCTTTCTGGATGAACCGATCAGTCACCTTGACGATGTGAACGGGCAGATTATGGGTGAACTGCTCATCGCCGAAGCTAGTCAACAGGGTGCCGGTATTATTGTAACATCCATCGGGAAACATATAGAACTGGAGTATAACAAGGTGTTGCAACTTTGATGAACCTCCGCAGACAACAACTGAATTGTAATTCGCATAATCGCAAATCAAAATGAAACTTCTCTGGAAACTTCTCCGTCAACACATAAGCATCGGTCAACTGGCCGGCTTCTTCCTGGCAAACCTCTTCGGCATGATTATCGTACTGCTCAGCGTGCAGTTCTACACCGACATCATTCCGGTATTCACCGAAGGTGACACTTTCATGAAGAAAGACTATCTCATTGCCACAAAGAAAATCAGTGCCATTGGTTCATTCGCAGGAAAAAGCAACACATTCTCTGACGAGGATCTCAAATCGTTGAAAGAACAGTCGTTTACCAAAAATGTGGGCGCATTCATTCCTTCACAATTTAAAGTATCAGCAGGCTTTGGCATGCAAGAAGCCGGCATCCATCTGTCTACAGAGATGTTCTTCGAATCTGTACCTGATCAGTTTGTCGATGTAAGTCTTGACAAATGGCACTTCGACAAAGAGAGCCGCAATATCCCCATCATTCTTCCCCGCAATTACCTGAACTTATACAATTTCGGTTTTGCACAATCGCGTAGCCTGCCCAAAC contains these protein-coding regions:
- a CDS encoding DUF4836 family protein encodes the protein MERKKTYRFLALTVLVVFLAACSGETEYTNIIPADASAVASINLKSLAEKSGLNDQENKDVKQKLMDAIKSGLSATAFKQVEKIVNDPAESGLALNEPIYFFASRTLPYPALTMKVTDVDKVRATLDAMASEQVCQPVAEGDGYDFTTFTDGSLCAYTKSALIVVLSVESTQLETIKKTVTRLMKQEADKSVTKNKGFIKMNEQKGDMIFFASMQDLPTTYTQQIGFGLSEEMDMSQLFVLGSFNFESGKISMKYQTYTENKELQAQLKKQQKAFGTLKASLTSYFPASAVAYIAVNAKGDEFYKLLSENREFQNSFIGAERSEVKNLITHIDGEVAIAITNASMMGGMPSFIAYAEINNEVAVKALRKYAAIAIMPMYVGQTGKLAFITNDKALMTVAGKMQTDPLSKASFAENIKGNTYYMAVNTESLLKLPLVADMAGFGEEFAMYQNLGSQISYIEMRGQEDGKGELNMTLKNKEKNALKQIVDFAKQFVGL
- a CDS encoding ATP-binding cassette domain-containing protein, giving the protein MNSIHLQQTLPEVFAERDKIESEVWHKDLVFNKKEIYLIEAASGTGKSSLCSFIYGYRNDYQGIISFDAQNIKAMKIKQWVELRRHSISMLFQDLRLFSELTAIENIQLKNNLSGYKSKKEIVTYFEALGIADKLDKKVGKLSFGQQQRVAFIRALCQPFDFIFLDEPISHLDDVNGQIMGELLIAEASQQGAGIIVTSIGKHIELEYNKVLQL